From Rubrivirga sp. SAORIC476, a single genomic window includes:
- a CDS encoding Fur family transcriptional regulator has product MSLTTRQLDEVRQRFLAFLKERGQRRTPERLAILDALYATSDHIDADTLYARLLADGVSVSRATVYNTLDLLIECDLVVRHQFGQQQAKFERAFAYWQHDHLICLDCGEILEFCDPRLQEIQETVADIYGFEVARHALTVYAHCRREACPSKPEAAAA; this is encoded by the coding sequence ATGTCGCTCACCACCCGCCAACTCGACGAGGTCCGCCAGCGCTTCCTCGCCTTCCTCAAGGAACGAGGCCAGCGCCGGACGCCCGAGCGTCTCGCCATCCTGGACGCGCTCTACGCCACCTCGGATCACATCGACGCCGATACCCTGTACGCCCGCCTCCTCGCGGACGGCGTCAGCGTCTCCCGCGCGACGGTGTACAACACGCTCGACCTGCTCATCGAGTGCGACCTCGTCGTCCGGCACCAGTTCGGACAGCAGCAGGCCAAGTTCGAGCGTGCCTTCGCCTACTGGCAGCACGACCACCTGATCTGCCTCGACTGCGGGGAGATCCTGGAGTTCTGCGACCCACGCCTCCAGGAGATCCAGGAGACCGTCGCCGATATCTACGGGTTCGAGGTCGCGCGCCACGCGCTGACGGTCTACGCTCACTGCCGCCGGGAGGCGTGCCCGAGCAAACCCGAGGCTGCTGCGGCATGA
- a CDS encoding PhzF family phenazine biosynthesis protein produces the protein MTITVVDAFADRPFSGNPAAVCILDTPAPDAWMRGLASEMNLSETAFLTPGPDGAFGLRWLTPEVEVDLCGHATLASAHVLFESGRLAPDAEARFDTRSGRLTVRCIGQDTYRMDFPATPPTVAPAPDGFEEVFGTTPVWTGRTPFDVFAVLADEMAVRTLAPDPAAVARLGARGVILTAPADASTEADVVSRFFAPGSGVPEDPVTGSAHCAIGPYWAERLGQSELACYQASRRGGMVGVEVLGDRVALTGRALTVYRAELAPAARP, from the coding sequence ATGACCATCACCGTCGTCGATGCCTTTGCGGATCGCCCGTTCTCCGGCAACCCGGCGGCCGTGTGCATTCTGGATACCCCTGCCCCGGACGCCTGGATGCGGGGGCTCGCCAGCGAGATGAACCTCTCGGAGACGGCGTTCCTGACTCCCGGTCCCGACGGTGCCTTCGGACTCCGCTGGTTGACCCCTGAGGTGGAAGTCGACCTGTGCGGCCACGCCACGCTCGCGAGCGCCCACGTCCTGTTCGAGTCTGGCCGCCTCGCGCCCGACGCCGAGGCACGGTTCGACACGAGAAGTGGTCGGCTCACGGTCCGGTGCATAGGCCAGGACACCTATAGAATGGACTTTCCCGCGACGCCGCCCACCGTGGCGCCTGCGCCGGACGGCTTCGAGGAGGTGTTCGGGACCACGCCCGTGTGGACCGGCCGGACACCGTTCGACGTGTTCGCCGTCCTGGCGGACGAGATGGCCGTCCGCACACTCGCCCCGGACCCAGCTGCCGTCGCCCGCCTTGGGGCCCGTGGCGTCATCCTCACCGCTCCGGCCGACGCCTCGACCGAGGCGGACGTGGTCTCGCGCTTCTTCGCGCCGGGGTCTGGCGTTCCGGAGGACCCAGTCACGGGCTCCGCGCACTGTGCCATCGGCCCGTACTGGGCGGAGCGGCTGGGGCAGAGCGAGCTCGCCTGCTACCAGGCGTCGCGGCGAGGCGGAATGGTGGGCGTCGAGGTGCTCGGCGACCGCGTCGCGCTCACGGGCCGCGCCCTCACCGTTTACCGCGCCGAACTGGCGCCTGCTGCCCGCCCATGA